A genomic segment from Sparus aurata chromosome 10, fSpaAur1.1, whole genome shotgun sequence encodes:
- the LOC115589951 gene encoding zinc finger protein 665-like isoform X1 → MSSQQKQRRGEGLECHSCQHCDKSFKTSNSLKSHRRTHTVFKFSCDQCEKAFRTTSELKSHQRIHTGLKPYSCDQCGKAFRTTSELKSHQRIHTGLKPYSCDQCGKAFRTTSALKSHQRIHTGLKPYSCDQCGKACRTTSELKSHQRIHTGLKPYSCDQCGKAFRTTSALKSHQRIHTGLKPYSCDQCGKAFTTSSNLTEHRLAHTGEKPYSCDQCGKAFTSSSKLTIHKRGHTGEKPYSCDQCGKAFTSSSKLTIHKRFHTGEKPYSCDQCGKAFNSSSHLTIHRRIHTGETPYSCDQCGISFKSRSGLTVHQRIHTGEKPYSCDQCGKAFNSSSKLTIHRRVHTGEKPYWCQQCGKPFKSRSEVKVHQLTHTRVKPFSCDQCGKAFKRTSNLKCHQLVHTGEKPYSCDQCGKAFISSGNLKNHRRVHTGEKPYSCDQCGKAFRTISELKSHQLVHTGEKPYSCGKCGKAFTFSGDLTKHKRVHTGEKPYSCGQCGKAFSHPRYIQKHRCSHTASI, encoded by the exons atgagttCTCAGCAG aaacagaggagaggagaaggactGGAATGTCACAGCTGTCAGCACTGTGATAAATCCTTTAAAACATCAAACTCTTTGAAGAGCCATCGGAGAACTCACACTGTGTTCAAATTCAGCTGTGACCAGTGTGAGAAAGCTTTCAGGACAACATCAGAGTTGAAATCCCATCAACGCATTCACACTGGATTGAAACCATAcagctgtgaccagtgtgggaaagctttcaggaCAACGTCAGAGTTGAAATCCCATCAACGCATTCACACTGGATTGAAACCATAcagctgtgaccagtgtgggaaagctttcaggaCAACATCAGCGTTGAAATCCCATCAACGCATTCACACTGGATTGAAACCATAcagctgtgaccagtgtggGAAAGCTTGCAGGACAACATCAGAGTTGAAATCCCATCAACGCATTCACACTGGATTGAAACCATAcagctgtgaccagtgtgggaaagctttcaggaCAACATCAGCGTTGAAATCCCATCAACGCATTCACACTGGATTGAAACCATAcagctgtgaccagtgtggGAAAGCTTTTACCACTTCTAGTAACCTAACAGAACACAGACTTGCTcatactggagagaaaccatacagTTGTGACCAGTGTGGGAAAGCTTTTACCTCTTCTAGTAAACTAACAATACACAAACGGGGTcatactggagagaaaccatacagctgtgaccagtgtggGAAAGCTTTTACCTCTTCTAGTAAACTAACAATACACAAACGGTTTcatactggagagaaaccatacagctgtgaccagtgtggGAAAGCTTTTAACTCTTCTAGTCACCTAACAATACACAGACGTATTCATACTGGAGAGACACCATAcagctgtgaccagtgtggGATTAGTTTTAAGTCAAGATCAGGGTTGACAGTCCATCAACGCattcacactggagagaaaccatacagTTGTGACCAGTGTGGGAAAGCTTTTAACTCTTCTAGTAAACTAACAATACACAGACGTGTTcatactggagagaaaccatactGGTGTCAACAATGTGGGAAGCCTTTTAAATCCCGAAGTGAAGTAAAAGTCCATCAACTCACGCACACTAGAGTGAAACCGTTcagctgtgaccagtgtgggaaagctttcaagAGAACTTCAAATTTGAAATGCCATCAACtagttcacacaggagagaaaccatacagctgtgaccagtgtggGAAAGCTTTTATCTCTTCTGGCAACCTGAAAAATCACAGACGTGTTcatactggagagaaaccatacagctgtgaccagtgtggAAAAGCTTTTAGGACAATATCAGAGTTGAAATCCCATCAACtagttcacacaggagagaaaccatacagctGTGGCAAGTGTGGGAAAGCTTTTACCTTTTCTGGTGACCTAACAAAACACAAACGTGTTcatactggagagaaaccatacagctGTGGCCAGTGTGGGAAAGCTTTTTCTCATCCTCGTTACATTCAAAAACACAGATGCTCTCACACTGCATCCATATGA